A region from the Oncorhynchus tshawytscha isolate Ot180627B linkage group LG26, Otsh_v2.0, whole genome shotgun sequence genome encodes:
- the LOC112224876 gene encoding ly6/PLAUR domain-containing protein 6B: MSFTIALHLLAMVAMCDQVKSHRINFYNVKPPVEATPFPKSFKCFTCERAVDNYTCNRWAEDKWCPPNSQFCMTVHQFTSHGKTKFVTKKCAAREECHTSGCRHHRDTGHTECVSCCEGMICNVEVPTNHTNAVFAMRQQAYSSAPSQTPVRTTWSCCWLTLLPTLGLGLTRLVLL, translated from the exons ATGTCATTCACCATCGCTCTCCATCTCCTGGCAATGGTGGCAATGTGTGACCAGGTTAAATCTCATCGCATCAACTTCTACAATGTCAAACCTCCTGTGGAAG CCACTCCGTTCCCTAAGAGCTTCAAGTGCTTCACCTGTGAGAGAGCTGTGGACAACTACACCTGCAACCGCTGGGCTGAGGACAAGTGGTGTCCACCGA ATAGCCAGTTCTGTATGACAGTGCACCAATTCACCAGTCACGGCAAAACCAAGTTTGTGACCAAGAAGTGTGCTGCTCGTGAGGAGTGTCATACATCTGGCTGTAGACATCACAGGGACACGGGTCACACT GAGTGTGTGTCATGCTGTGAGGGTATGATCTGCAACGTGGAGGTCCCTACCAACCACACCAATGCTGTGTTTGCCATGAGGCAGCAGGCCTACAGCTCAGCCCCATCCCAGACTCCTGTTAGGACGACGTGGAGCTGCTGCTGGCTGACGTTACTGCCCACTCTGGGCCTGGGGCTGACCAGGCTGGTCCTACTGTGA